From Geomonas agri, one genomic window encodes:
- a CDS encoding sigma-54-dependent transcriptional regulator, with product MTTTLYPSFSILLVDDEPDWLYSMSITLERAGLTNILTCPDSREALKMMAEYTVGVVLLDLTMPHLSGEELLERIAEEHPEVTVIIVSGLNQLETAVNCMRSGAFDYYVKTSEEGRIVKGVKRAVREKELQLENRELRNRFLYDRLEHPEAFDNIVTGDKGMRSIFQYVEAVALSSQPILVTGESGVGKELIVSALHRLSGRKGELVAVNVAGLDDTMVSDTLFGHVKGAYTGAGEARKGMIEQAADGTLFLDEIGDLSLGSQVKLLRLLQEGEYYPIGSDRPRRIRARVVVATHQDLAARQVAGQFRNDLYYRLRAHHLHVPPLRKRKDDIPLLLDHFLELAAREFGKKKPTLPKELAVLLATYDFPGNVRELKAMVYDAVSLHQGGVLSMEAFVRAIGERPAQSIAEQPAEPSDNPFFGMDRLPGFTEAIDLLVAEAVRRAEGNQSIAARLLGVSQPTLSKRLKQQRA from the coding sequence ATGACCACCACCCTCTATCCATCCTTCAGCATCCTGCTGGTCGACGATGAACCGGACTGGCTCTATTCCATGAGCATCACCCTGGAGCGCGCCGGGCTCACCAACATCCTCACCTGCCCGGACAGCCGCGAGGCCCTCAAGATGATGGCGGAGTACACGGTGGGGGTGGTGCTGCTCGACCTGACCATGCCGCACCTCTCCGGCGAGGAACTGCTGGAGCGGATCGCCGAGGAGCATCCCGAGGTGACGGTGATCATCGTGAGCGGCCTGAACCAGTTGGAGACGGCGGTGAACTGCATGCGTAGCGGCGCCTTCGACTACTACGTGAAGACCTCGGAGGAGGGGCGCATCGTCAAGGGGGTGAAACGGGCGGTCCGCGAGAAGGAACTGCAACTGGAGAACCGCGAACTGAGGAACCGTTTCCTCTACGACCGGCTCGAGCACCCGGAGGCGTTCGACAACATCGTGACCGGCGACAAGGGGATGCGTTCCATCTTCCAGTACGTTGAGGCGGTGGCGCTTTCCTCCCAGCCCATCCTGGTGACGGGAGAGAGCGGTGTCGGAAAAGAACTGATCGTCTCCGCCCTGCACCGGCTTTCCGGCAGGAAGGGTGAGCTTGTGGCGGTGAACGTGGCGGGACTGGACGACACCATGGTGTCCGATACCTTGTTCGGCCATGTCAAGGGCGCCTACACCGGTGCGGGCGAGGCGAGAAAAGGGATGATCGAGCAGGCCGCCGACGGGACGCTGTTCCTTGACGAGATCGGGGACCTGAGCCTCGGTTCGCAGGTGAAGCTGTTGCGGCTATTGCAGGAGGGGGAATACTACCCGATCGGCAGCGACCGTCCCCGACGTATCCGCGCGCGGGTGGTGGTGGCGACGCACCAGGACCTGGCGGCGCGGCAGGTGGCGGGGCAGTTTAGAAACGACCTCTACTACCGGCTGCGGGCGCACCACCTGCACGTACCCCCCTTGAGGAAACGAAAGGATGACATCCCGCTGCTGCTGGACCACTTCCTGGAGCTGGCGGCGCGGGAGTTCGGCAAGAAGAAGCCGACGCTACCCAAAGAGCTCGCGGTGCTTCTTGCCACCTACGACTTCCCCGGCAACGTGCGGGAACTGAAGGCGATGGTGTACGACGCGGTGAGCCTGCACCAGGGTGGAGTCCTTTCCATGGAGGCCTTCGTGCGCGCCATCGGGGAACGCCCGGCGCAATCGATTGCGGAGCAACCGGCGGAGCCTTCGGACAACCCGTTCTTCGGAATGGACCGGCTGCCGGGGTTCACAGAGGCGATCGACCTCTTGGTGGCCGAGGCGGTGCGGCGGGCGGAAGGGAACCAGTCCATCGCGGCACGGCTTTTGGGGGTGTCGCAGCCTACGCTCAGTAAGAGGTTGAAGCAGCAGCGGGCGTAA
- a CDS encoding glutaredoxin family protein has protein sequence MESYFTSKGIPYTTRDIRKDQAARQEWRERYHGDMVPLIVFDQGKRIVDGCDVRAIERAMRELEEGGRAPR, from the coding sequence GTGGAAAGTTATTTCACCAGCAAAGGTATCCCCTACACCACCCGCGACATCCGAAAGGACCAGGCCGCGCGCCAGGAATGGCGGGAACGCTACCACGGTGACATGGTGCCCCTTATCGTCTTCGACCAGGGCAAGCGGATCGTCGACGGGTGCGATGTCCGGGCCATCGAACGGGCGATGCGGGAGCTTGAGGAGGGGGGAAGGGCCCCACGGTAG
- a CDS encoding transporter substrate-binding domain-containing protein, which yields MPSVRTTKRHDRPERHLCLFLFAAVFSLCSVVCAHAAPAADAAPSLVIVGGDRSYPPYEFLDKDDKPSGYNVELTRAVARVMGLKVEIRLGAWSERRQDLVRGDVDLLEGMSYSDERAKSVDFSPPHTIVHHSIFARKGGSRHPTLADLRGKEVLVLDDGIMQEFLAAQRIGAKVIPVPTHADVLRALAAGKHDYAVMAKLPGLYLIRELGLSNLEAVGDPVSAQQYCFAVKKGNAALLARFNEGLAILKNTGEYQKIYNKWLGVLEPPGLSWSEVFKYGAVVVLPLILLAGGAVLWSRTLGREVAARTAELTREVEERRHAEEELINRQQQLVQADKMAALGILVSGVAHEINNPNGLILLNLPVVMEAFRDAEPILEEYYQDNGDFEFGGLPYSRMREALPKLMQQMQEGSRRVKLIVEDLKDFARQQEPGQAAEFDLNETVQAALRLLANLVEKSTEHFSVSLGTGIPRLNGSAQRIEQVVVNLVVNACQALPAPDRGIELVTWFDVDKRQVILEVRDEGTGIAPEHLSRLTDPFFTTKRDSGGTGLGLSVSSGIVKEHGGELSFSSVPGAGTTARLTFTVPDKESMA from the coding sequence ATGCCATCAGTACGAACTACCAAGCGCCATGATCGTCCCGAGCGGCACCTGTGTCTTTTCCTCTTCGCCGCCGTCTTCTCCCTCTGCAGCGTCGTCTGTGCCCACGCGGCCCCGGCCGCCGACGCCGCGCCGTCGCTGGTCATCGTCGGCGGCGACCGCAGCTACCCTCCTTACGAGTTCCTGGACAAGGACGACAAGCCCAGCGGCTACAACGTGGAGTTGACCCGCGCCGTGGCCCGGGTCATGGGACTCAAGGTCGAAATACGCCTCGGGGCTTGGTCGGAACGGCGCCAGGACCTGGTCCGGGGGGACGTCGACCTCTTGGAGGGGATGTCGTACTCGGACGAGCGCGCCAAAAGCGTCGACTTCTCGCCGCCGCACACCATCGTGCATCACTCGATCTTCGCCCGCAAAGGGGGGAGCCGGCATCCCACGCTGGCCGACCTGCGCGGCAAGGAGGTCCTGGTACTGGACGACGGCATCATGCAGGAGTTCCTGGCAGCGCAGCGCATCGGCGCCAAGGTGATTCCGGTACCGACCCACGCCGACGTGCTGCGTGCGCTCGCCGCGGGGAAGCACGACTACGCGGTGATGGCGAAACTGCCCGGCCTGTACCTGATCCGGGAACTGGGGCTTTCCAACCTCGAGGCGGTGGGCGACCCGGTATCGGCGCAGCAGTACTGTTTCGCGGTGAAAAAGGGGAACGCGGCGCTTTTGGCGCGCTTCAACGAGGGGCTCGCCATCCTGAAAAACACCGGGGAGTACCAGAAGATCTACAACAAGTGGCTCGGGGTCCTGGAACCGCCGGGGCTCTCCTGGAGCGAGGTATTCAAGTACGGCGCGGTGGTGGTACTGCCGCTGATCCTTCTGGCCGGCGGTGCCGTGCTCTGGTCGCGCACGCTGGGGCGCGAGGTGGCGGCACGCACGGCCGAACTGACCCGCGAGGTGGAGGAGCGCCGCCATGCCGAGGAAGAGCTCATAAACCGTCAGCAGCAACTGGTCCAGGCGGACAAAATGGCGGCGCTCGGCATCCTGGTGTCCGGCGTGGCGCACGAGATCAACAACCCCAACGGGCTGATCCTGTTGAACCTGCCGGTGGTGATGGAGGCATTCCGGGACGCGGAGCCGATCCTGGAGGAGTATTACCAGGACAACGGCGACTTCGAGTTCGGGGGACTTCCCTACTCGCGCATGCGCGAGGCGCTCCCCAAGCTGATGCAGCAGATGCAGGAGGGATCGCGGCGGGTCAAGCTGATCGTCGAGGACCTGAAGGATTTCGCGAGACAACAGGAGCCGGGGCAGGCGGCGGAGTTCGACCTGAACGAGACGGTGCAGGCGGCACTGCGCCTGCTGGCCAACCTGGTGGAGAAGAGCACGGAACATTTCAGCGTGAGCCTCGGCACCGGCATCCCGCGGCTCAACGGCAGCGCCCAGCGCATCGAGCAGGTGGTGGTGAACCTCGTGGTTAACGCGTGCCAGGCACTCCCCGCACCGGACCGGGGCATCGAGCTGGTCACCTGGTTCGATGTGGACAAGAGGCAGGTGATCCTGGAGGTGCGCGACGAGGGTACCGGGATCGCGCCGGAACATCTCTCCCGCCTCACCGATCCCTTCTTCACCACCAAGCGCGACAGCGGGGGAACCGGGCTTGGGCTGTCGGTTTCGAGCGGCATCGTCAAGGAACACGGCGGCGAGCTCTCCTTCAGTTCCGTCCCCGGTGCAGGCACCACGGCGCGGCTCACCTTCACCGTGCCCGACAAGGAGTCCATGGCATGA
- a CDS encoding NAD-glutamate dehydrogenase domain-containing protein, with protein sequence MKTNTTASKRLSATMENRTWLMEQFPPYFFIAMKDEPEAMAMLEREMGSLADNRRLVLSDRDKCLIQALPNVPGSLYDTLRRIPEREISYAMIAHSESPLPGSDRTLEIQRFEFDRKSTKEIQEGGDVVIPAGIRAKIASSLRQSYPDFVMGELDRLLRMLWLNNEKYVRMAWPERVAQVLNLYQKGVKAGGLYLDVEEMEGGRESRIHFAVGNPPQHDFLLQVMEVFNRLDLGVNRAYCLTISNGTHPYFLGTFYVRRRDGHVLSRGSDLFSRLQDELCNTQILATTSNAYRDFVTKGTFSGREGSLINAFIAFTHTNLAHNQPDRFGLDDVKSAFFSHPEIALQLAELFAVRFDPAVPEREARYAAKLEETERVVADYNTGHRYLDEVRRAIFRCCLIFIKHTLKTNFYVLEKQALAFRLDPSYLTDLGSDFTADLPSALPFRVTFFFSRFGFGYHIGFSDIARGGWRTVIARNGDDFITNANTIFRENFVLAHTQHLKNKDIYEGGSKLVLILDAGDLQRTGERDQEVLRLYKLQYGVANAFLDIFVTDHGVARLPAVVDYYREDEPIELGPDENMHDAMIESIARISKERGYLLGIGIMSSKKVGINHKEFGVTSTGVVRFAEITMADLGIDMVHDAFSVKFTGGPNGDVAGNAMRIMLERYPRMQVRLILDGTAALFDPLGARHGELSRIILKEDLDGFNPQALHEGGFMLFRSGSRTEGLKTLYRKVTMGSDGLAEQWISIDEFSREFGDLVFTTEADLFIPGGGRPETIDAGNWERFFLPDGTPSARAIIEGANSFITPQARTLLQKRGVIIMRDASANKCGVISSSYEIIANLLMKDSEFLAEKEEYVAGVISILEKRAADEARLILKRHRQSPVLPCTEISDAISTEINGHYARLFRFFQGRQELLAQAPFRRVILAHLPALVAEKALYRRRIGTLPQKYLCAILAAELGSSMVYRGDQETEFEDILRLHIARNFAA encoded by the coding sequence ATGAAAACGAACACCACCGCATCGAAAAGACTGAGCGCCACCATGGAAAACCGCACCTGGCTCATGGAGCAGTTCCCGCCGTATTTCTTCATCGCCATGAAGGACGAGCCCGAGGCGATGGCCATGCTGGAGCGCGAGATGGGAAGCCTCGCCGACAACCGCCGCCTGGTGCTCTCGGACCGCGACAAGTGCCTGATCCAGGCGCTCCCCAACGTGCCGGGCTCGCTCTACGACACGCTGCGCCGCATCCCGGAACGGGAAATCTCCTACGCCATGATCGCCCACTCGGAAAGCCCGCTCCCCGGCAGCGACCGCACCCTGGAAATCCAACGCTTCGAGTTCGATAGAAAAAGCACCAAGGAGATCCAGGAAGGGGGCGACGTGGTCATCCCGGCAGGGATCCGTGCCAAGATCGCCTCGTCGCTGCGCCAGAGCTACCCGGACTTCGTCATGGGCGAGCTGGACCGCCTTTTGCGCATGCTCTGGCTGAACAACGAGAAGTACGTGCGCATGGCCTGGCCGGAGCGGGTGGCCCAGGTGCTCAACCTGTACCAGAAGGGTGTCAAGGCGGGCGGGCTCTACCTGGATGTCGAGGAGATGGAGGGGGGACGTGAATCGCGCATCCACTTCGCGGTGGGCAACCCGCCGCAGCACGACTTCCTGCTCCAGGTGATGGAGGTCTTCAACCGCCTCGACCTCGGCGTCAACCGCGCCTACTGCCTCACCATCTCCAACGGCACCCACCCCTACTTCCTGGGCACCTTCTACGTGCGCCGCCGCGACGGCCACGTGCTCTCTCGCGGCAGCGACCTGTTCAGCCGCCTGCAGGACGAGCTGTGCAACACCCAGATCCTCGCCACCACCTCCAACGCCTACCGCGACTTCGTCACCAAGGGGACCTTCAGCGGCCGGGAGGGGTCGCTCATCAACGCCTTCATCGCTTTCACCCACACCAACCTGGCCCACAACCAGCCGGACCGCTTCGGCTTGGACGATGTGAAGAGCGCCTTCTTCTCGCACCCCGAGATCGCCCTGCAACTGGCCGAGCTGTTCGCAGTCCGCTTCGACCCCGCCGTGCCCGAGCGCGAGGCCCGCTACGCGGCCAAGCTGGAGGAAACCGAGCGGGTGGTCGCCGACTACAACACCGGTCACCGCTACCTGGACGAGGTGCGCCGTGCCATCTTCCGCTGCTGCCTCATCTTCATCAAGCACACCCTGAAGACCAACTTCTACGTCCTGGAGAAGCAGGCGCTCGCCTTCCGGCTCGATCCCTCCTACCTGACCGATTTGGGGAGCGACTTCACCGCTGACCTCCCCTCTGCCCTCCCCTTCCGGGTCACCTTCTTCTTCAGCCGCTTCGGGTTCGGCTACCACATCGGCTTCTCGGACATCGCGCGCGGCGGCTGGCGCACCGTCATCGCCAGAAACGGCGACGACTTCATCACCAACGCCAACACCATCTTCCGCGAGAACTTCGTGCTCGCCCACACCCAGCACCTGAAGAACAAGGACATCTACGAAGGGGGCTCGAAGCTGGTGCTGATCCTCGACGCGGGTGACCTGCAGAGAACCGGCGAGCGCGACCAGGAGGTCTTGCGCCTGTACAAGCTGCAGTACGGCGTCGCCAACGCCTTTTTGGACATCTTCGTCACCGACCACGGCGTGGCCAGGCTCCCGGCGGTGGTGGACTACTACCGCGAGGACGAGCCGATCGAGCTCGGGCCGGACGAGAACATGCACGACGCCATGATCGAGAGCATCGCCCGCATCTCGAAAGAACGCGGCTACCTCTTGGGCATCGGCATCATGTCCAGCAAGAAGGTGGGGATCAACCACAAGGAATTCGGGGTCACCTCGACCGGCGTGGTACGCTTCGCCGAGATCACCATGGCGGACCTGGGTATCGACATGGTGCACGACGCCTTCAGTGTGAAGTTCACCGGCGGCCCCAACGGTGACGTGGCGGGCAACGCCATGCGCATCATGCTGGAGCGCTACCCGAGGATGCAGGTCCGCCTGATCCTGGACGGCACTGCGGCCCTGTTCGACCCGCTGGGTGCGCGCCACGGCGAGCTTTCCCGCATCATCCTCAAGGAGGACCTGGACGGCTTCAACCCGCAGGCGCTGCACGAGGGAGGCTTCATGCTCTTTAGAAGCGGCAGCCGTACCGAGGGGTTAAAGACCCTGTACCGCAAGGTGACCATGGGGAGCGACGGCCTCGCCGAGCAGTGGATCTCTATCGACGAGTTCTCGCGCGAGTTCGGCGACCTGGTCTTCACCACCGAGGCCGACCTTTTCATCCCGGGCGGCGGCCGCCCGGAAACCATCGACGCCGGCAACTGGGAACGCTTCTTCCTTCCCGACGGCACGCCGTCGGCGCGGGCCATCATCGAGGGGGCCAACTCGTTCATCACCCCGCAAGCGCGGACCCTATTGCAAAAGCGCGGCGTCATCATCATGCGCGACGCCTCGGCCAACAAGTGCGGCGTAATCTCCTCCTCGTACGAGATCATCGCCAACCTGCTCATGAAAGACAGCGAGTTCCTGGCCGAGAAAGAGGAGTACGTGGCCGGGGTCATTTCCATCCTGGAAAAACGTGCCGCCGACGAGGCGCGGCTGATCCTCAAGCGCCACCGCCAGAGCCCGGTGTTGCCCTGCACCGAGATCTCCGACGCCATCAGCACCGAGATCAACGGCCACTACGCGCGCCTGTTCCGCTTCTTCCAGGGCAGGCAGGAACTTTTGGCGCAGGCGCCCTTCCGCCGGGTCATCCTGGCGCACCTCCCCGCGCTGGTGGCGGAGAAGGCGCTCTACCGGCGCAGGATCGGGACCCTGCCCCAGAAATACCTGTGCGCCATCCTGGCCGCGGAACTTGGCTCCTCCATGGTGTACCGCGGCGACCAGGAGACCGAATTCGAGGACATCCTGAGGCTGCACATCGCCCGCAACTTTGCCGCCTGA
- a CDS encoding hybrid sensor histidine kinase/response regulator: MSYLSGPHPHPRNRSAAVRYSAMLFVTFLVVFGLIVWFTEGNNLKAKQNDLASRAKTFSGSLQITMEGDASYLGLLALDRASGKLTSQLFRERAGQYVQAHPQLINITWVDADFTITDVAPLAPNRQIVGLHLNLPEPKRASALARQLRKPVYTRPFEAIQGSPSFEVWVPVFRGDTFLGLFGGIYSCDKLLQQLVAHTQPHLYHLSLTDSNGRLLATMAHGEPLDRHFATDWAVTPDDGVMLRVTRYQGRSDWRLFLLKTISLLLVMGMSYTLYNLKLEIDERKHAEAEIKKQAALLEEEITERQAAQELLQEQAALLEEEVSERWQAEEALRESEERLRLLLDSTGEAIYGIDIDGKCTFCNRACLAMLGYEKDTDLLGKNIHDIMHHSYSDGRHMPQEECSAHVTMLQGKGSHVEDEVFWRSDGSSFPVEYWSYPQVKGGKVVGAVVAFINTTERRHLEEQFRQSQKMESIGRLAGGVAHDFNNMLSVISGAAELSRRKLEDGEQIEQYLELIINAARRSSDITRQLLAFSRKEVVSPKPVQLNRLIADSLKILTRLISEDVKLSFRPAPELWTVMIAPSQVDQILMNLAVNARDAMPDGGSLTIETDNVQIPSHYAYLHPEARPGEYVQLSVSDTGHGMDKTTAAHVFEPFFTTKGQGKGTGLGLSTVYGIVTQNGGFINVYSEPGQGAVFKIYLPRLQESPAAPQGDDTEDGRLAGTILVVEDEEMLLWLTTRLLEEMGLKVIQAQNPLEALEITRQRGADIDLVLTDVVMPEMNGRELAERIREVLPEMKVLFMSGHTSDNVIQRGVIEAGMEYIQKPLGMEKLRKKLSEMLVQRPEN; encoded by the coding sequence GTGTCTTACCTCAGTGGCCCACATCCCCACCCACGCAACCGCTCGGCGGCGGTGCGCTACAGCGCCATGCTGTTCGTAACCTTCCTGGTGGTGTTCGGGCTGATCGTGTGGTTCACCGAAGGTAACAACCTGAAGGCCAAGCAAAACGACCTGGCCAGCAGGGCCAAGACTTTCAGCGGCTCCCTGCAAATCACCATGGAAGGGGACGCGAGCTACCTGGGGCTTTTGGCCCTGGACCGCGCCTCGGGAAAACTTACCTCGCAGCTGTTCCGGGAGCGCGCCGGCCAGTACGTGCAGGCCCACCCCCAGCTGATCAACATCACCTGGGTCGACGCCGACTTCACCATCACCGACGTGGCGCCCCTGGCGCCGAACCGGCAGATCGTGGGGCTGCACCTGAACCTTCCCGAACCGAAGCGGGCCTCGGCCCTGGCCAGGCAACTGCGCAAACCGGTCTACACGCGCCCCTTCGAGGCCATCCAGGGGAGCCCCTCCTTCGAGGTCTGGGTCCCGGTGTTCCGCGGCGACACCTTCCTGGGGCTGTTCGGGGGTATCTACTCCTGCGACAAGCTGCTGCAACAACTGGTCGCGCATACCCAGCCGCACCTGTACCACCTCAGTCTCACCGACTCCAACGGGCGGCTTTTGGCAACCATGGCGCATGGCGAGCCGCTGGACCGGCACTTCGCCACCGATTGGGCCGTCACCCCGGACGACGGGGTGATGCTGCGGGTGACCCGCTACCAGGGGCGCAGCGACTGGCGCCTGTTCCTGTTGAAGACCATCTCGCTGCTGCTGGTCATGGGGATGTCCTACACGCTCTACAACCTGAAGCTGGAAATAGACGAGCGCAAGCATGCCGAGGCAGAGATCAAGAAGCAGGCCGCGCTTTTGGAGGAGGAGATCACCGAGCGGCAAGCCGCCCAGGAATTGCTGCAGGAGCAGGCGGCGCTTTTGGAGGAAGAAGTCTCCGAGCGCTGGCAGGCGGAGGAGGCCTTGCGCGAGAGCGAGGAGCGGCTCAGGCTCCTGCTCGATTCCACCGGGGAAGCCATCTACGGCATCGACATCGACGGGAAGTGCACCTTCTGCAACCGCGCCTGCCTGGCCATGCTGGGCTACGAAAAAGACACCGACCTCCTGGGCAAAAACATCCACGACATCATGCACCACAGCTACTCCGATGGCCGGCACATGCCCCAGGAGGAGTGCAGCGCCCACGTGACCATGCTGCAGGGCAAGGGAAGCCACGTGGAAGACGAGGTGTTCTGGCGCTCCGACGGCAGCAGCTTCCCCGTGGAGTACTGGTCCTACCCCCAGGTGAAGGGTGGCAAGGTGGTCGGGGCCGTGGTGGCCTTCATCAACACCACCGAGCGCAGGCACCTGGAAGAGCAGTTCCGCCAGTCGCAGAAGATGGAGTCTATCGGCCGCCTGGCCGGCGGGGTCGCCCACGACTTCAACAACATGCTGAGCGTCATCTCCGGTGCCGCTGAGCTCTCCAGGCGCAAGCTCGAGGACGGCGAGCAGATCGAACAATACCTGGAGCTGATCATCAACGCCGCCCGGCGCTCCAGCGACATCACCCGGCAATTGCTCGCCTTCTCCCGCAAGGAGGTGGTCTCGCCCAAACCGGTGCAGTTGAACCGGCTCATCGCGGACTCCCTCAAGATCTTGACCCGGCTGATCAGCGAGGACGTCAAGCTCTCGTTCCGCCCCGCGCCGGAGCTCTGGACAGTCATGATCGCACCGTCGCAGGTGGACCAGATCCTGATGAACCTCGCGGTGAACGCGCGCGACGCCATGCCCGACGGAGGGAGCCTTACCATCGAGACCGACAACGTGCAGATCCCCAGCCACTATGCCTACCTGCATCCGGAGGCGCGGCCCGGGGAGTACGTGCAGCTTTCGGTGAGCGACACCGGCCACGGCATGGACAAGACCACCGCCGCCCACGTCTTCGAGCCCTTCTTCACCACCAAGGGGCAAGGCAAAGGGACCGGCCTGGGGTTGTCCACGGTGTACGGCATCGTCACCCAAAACGGCGGTTTCATCAACGTCTACAGCGAGCCGGGCCAGGGGGCGGTGTTCAAGATCTACCTGCCACGGCTCCAGGAGAGCCCGGCGGCGCCGCAGGGAGACGACACCGAGGACGGGCGTCTTGCCGGGACGATCCTCGTGGTCGAAGACGAGGAGATGCTGTTGTGGCTTACCACGAGGCTCCTGGAAGAGATGGGGCTCAAAGTGATCCAGGCGCAAAATCCCCTGGAGGCGCTGGAGATCACCCGGCAGCGCGGGGCCGATATCGACCTGGTGCTGACCGACGTGGTGATGCCGGAGATGAACGGTAGGGAACTGGCGGAGCGGATCAGGGAGGTTCTGCCGGAGATGAAGGTGCTCTTCATGTCGGGACACACCTCGGACAACGTGATCCAGCGCGGGGTGATAGAAGCGGGCATGGAGTACATCCAGAAGCCGCTGGGAATGGAAAAACTCCGGAAAAAGCTCTCGGAAATGCTGGTGCAGCGGCCAGAAAATTGA
- a CDS encoding anaerobic C4-dicarboxylate transporter: MFWLEFVVVLAAIFVGARLGGIGLGVMGGLGLAVLTFLFHLQPTAPPIDVMLMIAAVVTAAGVLQAAGGLDYLVSLAERILRNNPDRITFLGPMVTYFFTLFAGTGHVAYSVLPVIAEVARETGVRPERPMSISVIASQQAITASPIAAATVALLGLLGGSAAKFGFNVELIDILKVCIPSTLIGVIIAAFVSNKMGKNLDQDPEYQQRLKDGLVPPPRNAQADSAKVNEAIRNTPASAKVAVALFLVGTILVVLFGSFPQMRPEWSQGSDTRISHIVVKSETEAKQVLAQLKSGGNFSDVAKQCSIDASAVTGGDLGWQAKGKMIPEFEKACAKLKKPGDLTEVIKSPFGYHIVKFDDKRPAQNKEKMGMPHVIEIVMLTIAALMLLLCKVKVSRVVEGSVFIAGIQAVIAIFGIAWMGDTFFQGNMDLLSGSIKGMVTTAPWLFAFALFVLSILLYSQAATVRALMPLGISLGIPAPFLIAMFPAVNGYFFIPNYPTVVAAINFDRTGTTGIGRYVLNHSFMIPGLVATFSSIGIGFLLVKLMF, from the coding sequence ATGTTCTGGCTAGAGTTCGTAGTGGTACTGGCAGCTATCTTCGTCGGAGCCCGGCTGGGCGGCATCGGACTGGGGGTCATGGGTGGCCTGGGCCTCGCGGTCCTCACCTTCCTGTTCCACCTGCAACCGACCGCGCCCCCCATCGACGTCATGCTGATGATCGCGGCGGTGGTAACGGCCGCCGGCGTGCTACAGGCGGCGGGCGGCTTGGACTACCTGGTTTCGCTGGCAGAAAGAATCCTGCGTAACAACCCGGACCGGATCACCTTCCTGGGACCAATGGTCACCTACTTCTTCACCCTGTTCGCGGGGACCGGCCACGTGGCCTACTCGGTGCTCCCGGTCATCGCCGAGGTGGCACGCGAAACCGGCGTCCGCCCGGAACGCCCCATGTCAATTTCGGTAATTGCCTCGCAACAAGCTATTACTGCGAGCCCCATCGCCGCCGCGACCGTAGCACTGCTGGGGCTTCTCGGCGGATCGGCCGCAAAGTTCGGCTTCAACGTGGAACTGATCGACATCCTCAAGGTCTGTATCCCCTCCACCCTGATCGGCGTCATCATCGCCGCCTTCGTCTCCAACAAGATGGGCAAGAACCTGGACCAGGACCCGGAATACCAGCAGCGCCTCAAGGACGGGCTGGTTCCACCGCCGCGCAACGCGCAGGCGGACAGCGCCAAGGTGAACGAGGCGATCCGCAACACGCCGGCAAGCGCCAAGGTGGCGGTGGCCCTGTTCCTGGTGGGCACCATCCTGGTGGTCCTGTTCGGTTCCTTCCCGCAGATGCGCCCCGAGTGGAGCCAAGGGAGCGACACCCGCATCAGCCACATCGTGGTGAAGAGCGAGACCGAGGCCAAGCAGGTGCTGGCACAGTTAAAATCGGGCGGCAACTTCTCCGACGTCGCCAAGCAGTGCTCGATCGACGCCAGCGCGGTTACCGGCGGCGACCTCGGCTGGCAGGCCAAAGGGAAGATGATCCCCGAGTTCGAGAAGGCGTGCGCCAAGCTTAAGAAGCCGGGCGACCTGACCGAGGTGATCAAGAGTCCGTTCGGCTACCACATCGTGAAATTTGACGACAAGCGCCCCGCCCAGAACAAGGAGAAGATGGGGATGCCGCACGTGATCGAGATCGTCATGCTGACCATCGCGGCGCTCATGCTGCTTCTGTGCAAGGTGAAGGTCTCCCGCGTGGTCGAGGGGAGCGTCTTCATCGCCGGCATCCAGGCCGTCATCGCCATCTTCGGCATCGCCTGGATGGGTGACACCTTCTTCCAGGGCAACATGGATCTGTTGAGCGGATCCATCAAGGGGATGGTCACCACCGCACCGTGGCTGTTCGCCTTCGCGCTCTTCGTCCTCTCCATCCTGCTCTATAGCCAAGCCGCCACGGTACGCGCGCTCATGCCGCTGGGGATCAGCCTGGGCATCCCGGCTCCGTTCCTGATCGCCATGTTCCCGGCGGTGAACGGCTACTTCTTCATCCCTAACTACCCGACCGTGGTCGCCGCCATCAACTTCGACCGCACCGGCACCACCGGCATCGGCCGCTACGTCTTGAACCACAGCTTCATGATCCCGGGGCTGGTGGCGACCTTCTCGTCCATCGGGATCGGGTTCCTGCTGGTGAAGCTGATGTTCTAG